The stretch of DNA acaaaacagccTGCTAGGTCAGGTATATATTCTTCAATAACATCAGAAGAAGAAATATAGATGATTCATATACATATGCATGTCTGCACTGTGTTCAGCCCCTAAGAAACGTACTAACAAATTGCATATCATTTCAAGTAGTTACGGCTGCATACGCCTTAACACTGTTAAGATACATCAAGGCGGTGAGTATAGTCATCGAATGCACTTATTCCACAAAAtttactactagtccaaactaacTTGTTCCGCCTCCAATTTGAAACAGATAATCAACGGAGCAGTATTGGAAAACCTTTAGACCATGACCAAAGTTCCTGTTTCGCCGCGACCCTATAAAATGGAGTATCAGCAAACTGTCACGTAACAAAATATAAAAGAAACAATGCTTCCGAGTAATTTTAAAGAAAAATGCATAGTGCCACTAGCACATACTCCTATCCATTAAATATTCAGGAACAAGCCGTCCAAAACTATACTAGGGTTTGTCGCTGATTTTTCTGTTATGAACAGCTCATGACAGTTTTTGATCAAATACACCCAACTATTCTCAAATAACATGCGGtttactttagattttttttCTGAGTAAGAAGTAACCAGACCACCTCACTAACACAACATGCAATGCCTGTGCAGACTTACTAATCCAATTAGCAAGAGGCCACCTCCCATTAACACAACATGCAATGCACGTGCAAACTTACTAATCCAAATGAGCAAGTGAGAGTAAATGTACAGCAACAAATTAATGAGCAATACTGGTAAAAATAATAATTAGTAGACAGTATGAGGTAATGGGACACATCGTCCATGTCAGAAGGTAACCATTGATGTGTGACCCCATGGCTATAACCAGCCGGCTCACCAACAGACAATGAAACATGGTGAATCCAACTGAGTTTAGTGCATTTGGTTTTCTACTTCCCACAGACAAGGAAGTGGGAACCTAAGGGAGCAAAAACTAAAAATTGCATTTCTCATGTATTGTTGTTGATGATATATCACCCATGGATTTCTATCCAAATTATGTTCACTGCAACTTATATTCATGATCAAAGTATCAAACATTACTTGATATTTTTGTCAACATATAGAAAAACAAAATATACAAATTGCTGTGGACTAGAAATAACATAGTATATGAAAACCTGTGATAGCTACAAAAAGGTAAGTGCATCGAGCTGTTTTTAGGGTGTGGTGCTTGGAAAGAATGCTCGTCTGCACATTAATTTCATGTAGTTCATGAACTGAGCTATGTTCACCATTTTTATATCAGCATTGCTTGTTTATTATGCAAACAAATAGGGCATAAGGTATTTAACTTAGCCAAGCTACCTTACATCATCCTTGGGATCAACTCATCAATAATCTAAATCTAGGAGTGTAACAAGGATTGCATAGCTGAAGGTCCTACTAGTAGCAGATATCCCATCAGCCAGCTTACTGAAAAAGGCTACAAAACCGCTTTGAAACATAGGATCTTCTATTTGTTAAATCACGATTCAAGGAGTTATTAACCTCTCGCCTAGGCATTTGGTCCCCCGCCTAGGCGTAACCCCATTCATTATTCTGCAATCACTAGCCATGTCAATTTTGTAACAGAGAAATATAATTCAATCACTTCTTAAAACTCAATAGCGAAAGAATCAAGGCATGTATACACCAACACTTAATGCATTGCTACAACATGCCTGTTGAATTCATTAATGACACTACACACGCCTAGTGTTGGGGTTACGTCCATAGGCAACTGTCCAATGCACACACTCAAATGTACCATCCCGCGCATAAAGGTAatcaaaaaatcaaaaaatacaGCCAGAACAAGAGGCTTAACAAATATCAAGAACGTATGGGAATGCCACTGGTTACATGGCTAGACTGAAAATCTAGAACTGACAGCTTCGTATGGGCACGCCACTGGTTACAAAACCAAGCATAGGAAGATCAATTAATCTAGCCAGGACGGTTATGACAAACAAATCTAAGAATCTGCAGAACTTCAGTAACTCTTCAAAACTAGGAAAAGTGGCAGGCATTCATTAGTACTAGTGCAGCTTACATGGCTTAGCCTGGCTATAAGTTTCATACTGAAATCCATATAATAATATCAGAACAACTAATCTAAACCATATAAACCGGATGTGTATATGATTGTTCGATGATCTATCGATCCGCCATACAAGCTGCTAGCTGTCAGAACAAATTACAGTTACTCAGTTGTGTAGCTACGTAATTATGTACTGCCAAGTACTCAGTAGATACTTAATGTGTTGGACGGAGATGTCCATTAACTAGCATTAAATAACATCTTCCACTATATCTCTTTCACAATCAAGACTGAATTTTACATTCAGGTGAAAAGCATAGAACTCGCTTGCCATGTGTGTGCACCCACAACAAGGACTGAATAGAAGTAGGAAAGAAGGCCTTAAAGTGTTGGTTATTACATCAGAGCAGTAAAAATATCAAGATACAAGGCACATAAGGTTGCAAAGCACCAAAGGAGTATTAAAGATGTAGTAGTATATTGCTAGTTTGGTACAGCAAAATAATGTGCATGGAGAGTCAATCCACACCTTGCGACATCAGAGGAATTACTGTGCTGTTGCCTCAAACTTCTGAAGCATATCACAGTGTGGTGTCTGGTAGGCTAACCCCCATTGGCGACGCTGCAGCTCAACCCTACAATTCTGTGTTATTATCGAGTAGTAATCCCTCTCAACATGCCGCTCCAGTGTTGTACGCTCAGTGCTCTGGTGTGGATACTGATCCTCAAAATTAGGCAGCTTGACATAGTATGTTACTCCACGTTGAGTTTGAAATTTGTGCTCATAAGGGTAGGAGCGGGATAGGGAGTAGACTGGCTCAGAGGATGGCAGGAAGTTGAGCAACAGAAGCAGCAGGACAGGCAACAGCTGAACAAGCATACGGACAGTGGAGCCACCAGAACCCTGCTGCGCACCATGAGCATGATGCATCCCGCCAGTCCTGAAATGAAACGTCCCAAACTGCCCAAACTGCCTGGTGGTGGCAGGAGCCATCCCACCAAAGAAGAAGTTCCTGAATATCTCATCCGGGTCAATGTCATCTTCGTAGAACCCATTGTACGAACGGGCAGTGGATGCCGCCCTCCTGTTGTATGCCGGCGGGTCATCAGAACCAACAAGATCGAAGCGCTTGCGGCTCTCTGCATCGCTGAGGCACTGGAAGGCCTTGGAGACAGCCTTAAAGGCATCCTCGGCACCAGGGGCCTTGTTCTTGTCAGGGTGCACCTTGAGAGAGAGCTTGCGGTAGGCTTTGCGCACGTCCTCGACAGTGCAGTCCTTTTCGAGGCCCAGGATCTTGTAGTAATCCCTAGCGTGCTTCTTGATCTGGTGGACCACCTCCAGCTGCTCCTCCGTGTACGTCCTCACCCCAGCAGTATCACCGCCACCCTCCTCCCCATCCTTCTTCTTGCCCTTCTGCTTCCTTTCCCTCAAGCCGTCAGCACCGGCTGCTGATGATGCAGCTCGCGATGGCGGAGGCGGTGGGGGATGTGGGGCAGATGACGATGATGACGAGGCCGGTGAGGAGGACGGGTCATCCTTGTTGAGGAGGGGGTTGAGGAGGTGATCGATGGGGAGCAAGGGGTCCAGCCGCTTGGCCTTAGACAGAAACTTGAGGGCGCGGGCGGTATCGCCGGCGTCGAGGGCGTTCTTGCCGATGCGCATGGCCTTGACAGCGTCGTCCTTGTTGCCGTCCATGGCGGACGCGGCAGATCTGTGGCCTGCGACAGCAAGCGACCCCTCCTCAAGCTTCTCTAGACGCCAGCAGAGTCCGATCAGATCGGATCGGATCGGCTCCAGTCCAGTAAACTTCAATCCAATCAAATCCAATCTGAGTAGGTAGTTTGGGACAGAAAGCATAAGAACAATTCCGCACAAACCCTAGACTAGACGAATTTGGACGAACAAATATTCTTACCTCGCCGGAGTTGACTGGAGGCCAGATCGGCAACCGGCGCGGAGTAGGAGAGGTGGGGGAGATGGGAGAGGATTGGGCAACGCCGACGCGACGACCCCAACCTCTTTTGTTGGAAATTTTGTTTCCTTTCGACGCGTGAAGGAAAAGAGTGCAGACTCTATTGGCCCAGTCCAAAGcctgtctctctctccccctgtGGTGGTTTAGCGCGGCGACTATCGCGAGAGCTATATCTGGCTCAAAGCGAGACGGAAGAAAGTCTCGCCTGAAGATTCCCTCCCACCTGTAGAAACTGGCCCGGCCCATATACTGTTTTTCCCGTCCACTGGGTCGGTTTGCCCCAGTTTTTTATTAGTACTATTAAGCGTGTGCACGTGTAACACACGTATAATTATAGGAAAGAATTTCGTCTTTTGTCACAATTGGCAGACAACTATATAAAATAAAAAAAAGT from Triticum urartu cultivar G1812 chromosome 3, Tu2.1, whole genome shotgun sequence encodes:
- the LOC125543965 gene encoding chaperone protein dnaJ 49 is translated as MDGNKDDAVKAMRIGKNALDAGDTARALKFLSKAKRLDPLLPIDHLLNPLLNKDDPSSSPASSSSSSAPHPPPPPPSRAASSAAGADGLRERKQKGKKKDGEEGGGDTAGVRTYTEEQLEVVHQIKKHARDYYKILGLEKDCTVEDVRKAYRKLSLKVHPDKNKAPGAEDAFKAVSKAFQCLSDAESRKRFDLVGSDDPPAYNRRAASTARSYNGFYEDDIDPDEIFRNFFFGGMAPATTRQFGQFGTFHFRTGGMHHAHGAQQGSGGSTVRMLVQLLPVLLLLLLNFLPSSEPVYSLSRSYPYEHKFQTQRGVTYYVKLPNFEDQYPHQSTERTTLERHVERDYYSIITQNCRVELQRRQWGLAYQTPHCDMLQKFEATAQ